A window of the Labeo rohita strain BAU-BD-2019 chromosome 1, IGBB_LRoh.1.0, whole genome shotgun sequence genome harbors these coding sequences:
- the tacr3l gene encoding tachykinin receptor 3-like codes for MAGPQSGSNVTRNFTNQFVQPPWRVAIWSVAYSSVLAVAVFGNLIVIWIILAHKRMRTVTNYFLLNLAFSDASMAAFNTLINFIYATHGEWYFGEVYCKFHNFFPVTAVFASIYSMTAIAVDRYMAIIHPLKPRLSATATKVVIVCIWGLAVILAFPLCFYSTTRTMPRRTVCYVAWPRPSEDSFMYHIIVTVLVYMLPLVVMGITYTIVGVTLWGGEIPGDSSDNYVGQLRAKRKVVKMMIVVVVTFALCWLPYHVYFIVTGLNKRLNKWKSIQQVYLSVLWLAMSSTMYNPIIYCCLNGRFRAGFKRAFRWCPFIQVSSYDELELRPTRLHPRNQSSMCTLSRIDTSVHGDDPRRSKRKSTKSQCQVEVKDESTAATKLCLHREPTFATEQLS; via the exons ATGGCTGGTCCTCAGAGCGGCTCAAACGTGACGCGTAATTTCACAAATCAGTTCGTTCAGCCGCCGTGGCGCGTCGCGATCTGGTCGGTCGCATACAGCTCCGTGCTGGCGGTCGCCGTGTTCGGAAACCTCATCGTTATTTGGATCATTTTGGCTCATAAACGGATGCGCACCGTGACCAACTATTTCTTGCTCAACCTGGCGTTCTCCGACGCCTCGATGGCCGCCTTCAACACGCTCATCAACTTCATTTACGCCACGCACGGAGAGTGGTACTTTGGAGAGGTTTACTGCAAGTTCCACAACTTCTTTCCAGTGACCGCCGTGTTTGCTAGCATTTACTCCATGACTGCTATTGCAGTCGACAG GTACATGGCCATAATTCACCCTCTGAAGCCTCGTCTGTCAGCTACCGCTACTAAAGTGGTGATTGTCTGCATTTGGGGCCTGGCGGTGATTTTAGCCTTCCCGCTGTGTTTCTACTCAACCACGAGGACTATGCCTCGCAGAACCGTCTGCTACGTCGCCTGGCCGAGACCTTCTGAGGATTCGTTCAT GTATCATATCATAGTCACGGTGCTGGTGTACATGCTGCCCCTAGTGGTCATGGGTATCACTTACACTATAGTTGGGGTGACGCTTTGGGGAGGAGAGATTCCTGGAGATTCGTCGGACAATTATGTTGGACAACTGCGTGCAAAAAGGAAG GTGGTGAAGATGATGATCGTGGTGGTGGTGACCTTTGCCCTCTGCTGGTTGCCCTACCACGTCTATTTCATTGTGACGGGCCTAAATAAGCGTCTGAACAAGTGGAAGTCCATCCAGCAGGTCTATCTGTCAGTGTTGTGGTTGGCCATGAGCTCCACCATGTACAACCCCATCATTTACTGCTGTCTGAATGGCAG GTTTAGGGCTGGTTTCAAACGGGCCTTCAGGTGGTGTCCATTCATCCAGGTATCAAGCTACGATGAACTCGAGCTCCGTCCCACCCGTCTCCACCCACGCAACCAGAGCAGCATGTGCACCCTGTCCCGCATCGACACCAGCGTGCACGGCGACGACCCGCGCCGCAGCAAACGCAAGAGCACCAAGTCCCAGTGTCAGGTGGAGGTCAAAGATGAAAGCACAGCAGCGACTAAACTCTGTCTTCACAGGGAGCCCACGTTTGCTACCGAGCAGCTCAGCTGA